The genome window AACAAGAATATTTTGTTTGATTGACCGATCAAATAAACTCACTGGTAATCCCAACTGGACAATGATCGGAACCCATCACGTCAGGTAGAATAAAAGCGGATTTCACTTGGTTGATAAATGCCGCGTTGACAAAAAAATAATCGATTCTCCATCCCACATTCCGATCTCTCGCTCTGAAAATCGGCGACCACCAAGTATATTTTTGTGGAGACGAATCGAACCTGCGGAATGTATCAACGTAACCTCGCTCAACAAACCGGTCTAACCACGCACGCTCTTCCGGTAGGAATCCGGAAATTGTTTCATTTTCCTTCGGATGAGCGATGTCAATTTCCTTATGGGCGATGTTGAAATCACCGCAGATGACGACATTTCGCTTATTAGCAACCATTTTTTCGACGACAGACAGAAATTCGTCAAAAAACTCAAATTTAAATCTCAGCCGTTCTTCCGACGCCTGACCGTTTGGAAAATAAATATCGAATAAAGTAAATTTTTCATATTCGGCGACGATAATTCTGCCTTCCGTATCGAACTTCACGTTTCCGAATCCTCTGGTAATTGACAAAGGTTCTACCTTGGAATAAAGCGCGACGCCGCTGTAGC of Candidatus Marinimicrobia bacterium CG08_land_8_20_14_0_20_45_22 contains these proteins:
- the xth gene encoding exodeoxyribonuclease III, whose amino-acid sequence is MKIVSWNVNGIRSVLKKGLLDWLRSEDPDIFCVQETKASEEVLPPELISIGGYHSYFSSAERKGYSGVALYSKVEPLSITRGFGNVKFDTEGRIIVAEYEKFTLFDIYFPNGQASEERLRFKFEFFDEFLSVVEKMVANKRNVVICGDFNIAHKEIDIAHPKENETISGFLPEERAWLDRFVERGYVDTFRRFDSSPQKYTWWSPIFRARDRNVGWRIDYFFVNAAFINQVKSAFILPDVMGSDHCPVGITSEFI